Within Schumannella luteola, the genomic segment GGAACAAGCACGCGCCATTCATGGTTATTCCAATTCGAACAAAAAAGTTTCCCGACCCCTGGAGCGCCCATGGCCGACCGCAAGCTCGATGCGACCGAGCTCGCCACCTACCAGGCGCTCGTGACGGCGGGGAACCTCATCGAGCGCGCCGTGACCGCGCAGCTCGCCGAGCATGGACTCACCCCGCTGCAGTTCTCGATCCTCGCGACGCTGCTCACGCAGGGTGAGCAGCGGATGCGCGACCTCGCCGACGCGATCGTGCACTCGCGCAGCGGCCTCACCTACCAGGTGACCCAGCTCGAGAAGCAGGGTCTCGTGCAGCGTGCCGCGGCCGCCGGCGACGATCGCGGCGTGCAGGTCGCGCTCACGGACGAGGGCCGCGCGCGGGTCGAGGGCGCGTTCCCCGGCCACACCGCGCTCGTGCGCGACGCGATCTTCGACCACCTCGAGCGGTCGGAGCTGGATGCGATCCGCGAGCCGCTCGCCGGGATCGTCGCGCGTCTGCGCGAGCGGCGCTGAGCGCCGCTGGGCGGTCCCGGGTCCCCTGGGCGGTGCTGGGTTCCGCTGAGCGGTGCTGATCTCCGCCGCGCGTCAGCCCGCGAGTGCCGCGCGGATCGCCTCAGCCACCGCATCCGGCGCCTCCCGCTGCACGAAGTGCCCGACGCCGTCGAGTTCGACGAGGTCGTACCCGTTCGCGAACGAGCTCGCCGCGGCCCGGGCTGCCGGGAGGGTCTCGCACCCGTCCTCCGTGCCGACGAAGAACGTCGTCGGCACCTCGATCGCCGGCCAGGTGTCGAGCAGGCGCTGCGCCGCGGCGTAGCGCTCGTCGCCCGCCGCCTCGCCGGCCCCGTGGCGGTAGTAGTGCACGACCGTCTCGGCGAACTGCGGTGTCGCGAAGAGCGCGAGCAGCTCGGCCCGCTCGGCGTCGGGG encodes:
- a CDS encoding MarR family winged helix-turn-helix transcriptional regulator, whose translation is MADRKLDATELATYQALVTAGNLIERAVTAQLAEHGLTPLQFSILATLLTQGEQRMRDLADAIVHSRSGLTYQVTQLEKQGLVQRAAAAGDDRGVQVALTDEGRARVEGAFPGHTALVRDAIFDHLERSELDAIREPLAGIVARLRERR